In one Arenibacter antarcticus genomic region, the following are encoded:
- a CDS encoding hydrolase, which produces MKQKIYLYLFLFISLIALYQFVSTNNMVKAKNTVIESQAEEMVKMEDSIRALHLNVLDMQYFSLENNDDALAYYDHLKLKSPSLYIADKLLETNESKGDNPLIPYEGMESDFKINKIKVLNHKWILADFSDGKYWGELLIKYELKDDLGVDFSLIDHLLYTRSN; this is translated from the coding sequence ATGAAACAGAAAATTTATCTTTACTTATTTTTATTTATTTCCTTAATTGCCCTATACCAATTTGTAAGCACCAATAATATGGTGAAGGCCAAAAACACGGTAATTGAATCCCAGGCTGAAGAAATGGTTAAAATGGAGGATTCCATTAGAGCCCTACACCTAAATGTATTGGATATGCAGTATTTTTCTTTGGAGAACAATGATGATGCTTTGGCGTACTATGATCATCTAAAACTAAAATCGCCTAGCTTATATATTGCCGATAAATTATTGGAAACCAATGAAAGTAAAGGAGACAATCCCCTGATACCTTATGAAGGTATGGAAAGCGATTTTAAAATCAACAAAATTAAAGTGTTAAACCACAAATGGATTTTGGCCGATTTTTCTGATGGCAAATATTGGGGAGAACTATTGATAAAGTACGAATTAAAGGATGATCTAGGAGTAGATTTCTCCCTTATAGACCACTTGTTGTATACCCGCAGCAATTAG
- a CDS encoding SdpI family protein encodes MLSLFCLFRSCLFKVLPKDINSTYGYRSNRAISSNELWHYANSYWPKVLLKLSILTIFFQLILLIFFGFIISIIATAAIWSFFLILSIMITENKLKEFRKQKTRD; translated from the coding sequence TTGTTGTCGTTATTCTGTTTATTCCGATCCTGTTTATTCAAAGTCCTCCCAAAGGATATAAATAGCACCTATGGATATCGGTCGAATAGAGCAATATCTAGTAACGAATTATGGCATTATGCTAATTCTTACTGGCCGAAGGTTCTATTAAAACTCAGTATTTTAACAATATTCTTCCAACTTATTTTACTTATTTTTTTTGGTTTTATAATTTCAATCATCGCTACCGCAGCAATTTGGTCGTTTTTTTTAATTCTTTCGATTATGATTACGGAAAACAAATTAAAAGAGTTTAGAAAACAAAAAACCAGAGATTAG
- a CDS encoding alpha/beta hydrolase encodes MTTAPLSLEHLIRPSDQTSGKPPVLFMFHGYGSNEEDLFSFAPELPKDLCIISVRAPYPMQPYGNMWYTINFEADQGKWNDEAQAINSRDKIKVFIEEACSAYGLDETNVTLLGFSQGTILSYAVALSYPHIVKNVIALSGYISTNMLLKNYWENDFKNLKIYASHGSVDQVIPVTWAQKVPNTLTELGIDHVYEEFPVGHGVAPQNFHSFNKWLEDKI; translated from the coding sequence ATGACAACAGCACCACTTTCTTTAGAACACCTAATTAGACCCTCTGATCAAACGAGTGGTAAACCCCCTGTTCTATTTATGTTTCACGGCTATGGAAGCAATGAAGAAGATCTTTTTTCCTTTGCTCCAGAACTGCCTAAGGACCTATGTATAATATCGGTACGAGCGCCCTACCCTATGCAGCCATACGGCAATATGTGGTACACCATTAATTTTGAAGCCGATCAGGGAAAATGGAATGACGAGGCACAAGCAATAAACTCTCGCGATAAGATTAAAGTATTTATAGAAGAAGCCTGTAGCGCCTATGGATTGGACGAAACAAATGTCACCCTCCTAGGATTTAGTCAGGGCACCATATTAAGTTATGCTGTGGCCCTCTCCTATCCACATATTGTAAAAAATGTGATCGCATTAAGTGGGTATATTAGCACCAATATGCTGCTAAAAAATTACTGGGAAAACGACTTCAAAAATCTAAAGATTTATGCTTCGCATGGAAGTGTAGATCAAGTAATTCCTGTTACTTGGGCCCAAAAAGTCCCCAATACTTTAACGGAGCTGGGAATAGACCATGTTTATGAGGAGTTTCCAGTAGGCCATGGAGTGGCACCACAAAATTTTCACTCTTTTAATAAATGGCTAGAGGATAAAATTTAG
- a CDS encoding DUF4870 domain-containing protein — MDQNTINEGKTMAIVSYIFVIGLLIAFIVNSNKKNAFVQFHIEQSLRVWILSIALSILLFGLSMIGVAFLGILKWVPLVFAVLGIINANNGKVEKLPVIGTIGE, encoded by the coding sequence ATGGATCAGAATACCATTAATGAAGGTAAAACCATGGCAATAGTCAGTTATATATTCGTAATAGGATTGCTAATTGCCTTTATCGTAAACAGTAACAAAAAAAACGCATTCGTCCAATTTCATATTGAACAATCACTAAGAGTTTGGATCCTTTCCATAGCATTGTCCATCCTCTTGTTTGGACTTTCCATGATAGGTGTTGCCTTTTTGGGCATTTTAAAATGGGTACCCTTGGTATTCGCTGTCCTCGGAATAATCAATGCCAATAATGGCAAAGTAGAGAAACTGCCGGTTATCGGAACTATAGGTGAATAA
- a CDS encoding dihydroorotase family protein produces MNILLKSATIVDPSNKDYHLKKRDIHIKNGIIENIAPKLDIQNNVTIIDHKNLHVSIGWFDTGVSFGEPGYEERETIANGLYTAGSSGFTDIVLNPNTNPVPDSSSDIIFLKNAAKSSAVNLHPLGTLTMKSEGECLAELYDMKNAGAVGFYDYKRPINNSNLVKIALQYAHNFNGLVQSFPMDRQIAGKGIVNEGEVSTKLGLKGIPNLAEELNLARDLFILEYTGGRLHLPTISTAKSVSLIAEAKKKGLDVSCSVAIHNLCFTDESLVGFDSMFKLMPPLRTKKDSKALVKGLKDGVIDFVTTDHRPMDIELKRVEFDNASNGTIGLESAFGTLNTIFNLETTISLLTKGRERYGIPIPVLKVGEKATLTLFDPEIEYIFTEDHIRSSSKNSTFLGRKMKGKALGIIGNDQLIH; encoded by the coding sequence ATGAACATACTCTTAAAATCCGCCACAATTGTAGATCCATCCAATAAAGATTATCATTTAAAAAAGCGAGATATCCACATCAAAAATGGGATTATAGAAAATATTGCGCCAAAATTGGATATTCAGAATAATGTCACGATCATAGATCATAAAAATTTACACGTTTCCATAGGTTGGTTCGACACTGGAGTTAGCTTTGGGGAACCAGGTTACGAAGAACGAGAAACAATTGCCAACGGACTTTATACAGCAGGCAGTAGTGGTTTTACCGATATTGTCCTCAACCCGAATACCAATCCCGTTCCGGACAGTAGTTCTGATATTATTTTCTTAAAAAATGCTGCTAAATCCAGTGCTGTTAATCTACATCCACTTGGAACCTTGACCATGAAATCTGAAGGCGAGTGTTTGGCCGAACTATACGATATGAAAAATGCGGGTGCGGTGGGATTTTACGACTACAAGCGCCCCATAAACAATTCAAACCTCGTTAAGATAGCACTGCAGTACGCCCATAATTTTAACGGGTTAGTACAAAGTTTCCCTATGGACAGGCAAATCGCTGGAAAAGGTATTGTAAATGAAGGTGAAGTTTCCACCAAACTGGGATTAAAGGGAATCCCCAACCTAGCCGAGGAACTGAATCTGGCAAGAGACCTATTTATTCTGGAATATACTGGCGGCAGACTGCACCTGCCAACAATTTCAACAGCAAAATCCGTAAGCCTTATTGCAGAAGCCAAGAAAAAAGGATTGGACGTAAGTTGCAGCGTTGCCATCCATAACCTCTGTTTTACAGACGAGTCATTGGTGGGGTTCGATTCCATGTTCAAGCTAATGCCGCCCCTTAGGACTAAAAAGGACAGTAAAGCACTTGTAAAAGGCCTAAAGGATGGGGTGATCGATTTTGTTACCACCGATCACAGGCCCATGGATATTGAGCTTAAAAGAGTTGAGTTTGATAATGCCTCAAACGGCACCATTGGTTTGGAAAGTGCTTTTGGTACGCTTAATACAATTTTTAATCTAGAAACAACTATATCCTTGCTTACCAAGGGAAGAGAAAGGTACGGTATACCTATTCCTGTTCTTAAGGTCGGCGAGAAGGCGACACTTACCCTATTTGATCCGGAGATCGAATATATATTTACGGAAGACCATATACGATCTAGCTCTAAAAACAGTACGTTCCTAGGCAGAAAAATGAAGGGAAAGGCTCTTGGGATTATAGGCAACGACCAATTAATTCACTAA
- a CDS encoding BatA domain-containing protein, whose protein sequence is MLFKHPDLLWLLFLLLIPVVIHLFQLRRFTKTPFTNVKFLKKVIAESRKSNVLKKWLLLFTRLLLLIALILAFAQPFVSGKSALKNSQIVLYLDNSFSMQAASETGTLMENMVQELLRSIPTERSFTLFTNDNLFRDVKTSDIKNDLLALPYTGNQLTLEEIYLKAKSLYLDRQNSENDLILISDFQSHVSVQPTDTLVDINLHLVRAHSKNLINVAIDTLYTKQATPETLHLICELSSSDKWEDLPVSLFNGDKLIAKTSAVFNENHKSTIAFTLPSNKVINGKISISDQGLEYDNHLYFAINKKEKIKVLSISEEKNQFLNRIFREDEFLYTDFLLKSLNYGILDSQNLIILNELKVIPIALQNTLRSFVDNGGEVVIIPHLDADLDNYNLLVTNFSNTSLVAGMLGERKISTISFEHPLYEHVFEEKVINFQYPSLQKYYKIKSNLPQLLSLDNGDPFLVAAQGVYLFTAPISLENSNFTRSPLIVPTFYNMGWNSLKLSRYYELIGQKTIVDLPVVLERNKIIKVSNNNMEFIPYQQTYANKTTLTFEEIPTTAGNYNIREGDNTMALISFNNLRKESNLNYLNLNDLPASSVNDSVERVFNKIENDTSINELWKWFVILALAFILIEVLIQKYLK, encoded by the coding sequence ATGCTGTTTAAACATCCGGACCTACTTTGGTTACTTTTTTTACTGCTCATCCCCGTTGTTATTCACCTTTTCCAACTGCGCAGGTTTACCAAAACCCCCTTTACCAATGTTAAGTTCCTAAAAAAGGTAATTGCCGAGTCCAGAAAGAGCAATGTGCTAAAGAAGTGGCTTTTATTGTTTACCCGCCTCTTACTGCTTATTGCTTTGATCCTAGCTTTTGCCCAACCTTTTGTTTCTGGAAAATCTGCTTTAAAAAACAGTCAGATTGTATTGTATCTAGACAATTCCTTTAGTATGCAGGCAGCATCTGAAACCGGTACTCTCATGGAAAACATGGTACAGGAGTTATTAAGATCCATACCTACAGAACGCAGTTTTACTCTTTTCACAAATGACAACCTTTTTAGGGATGTAAAGACCAGCGATATTAAAAACGACCTTTTGGCACTCCCCTATACTGGGAATCAATTGACTTTGGAGGAGATTTACTTAAAGGCAAAAAGCCTTTATCTAGACCGCCAAAATTCAGAAAATGATTTAATTCTTATTTCTGATTTTCAAAGCCATGTTTCGGTCCAACCTACTGACACTTTAGTCGATATAAATTTACATTTAGTGCGGGCACATTCTAAAAACCTCATAAATGTGGCAATAGACACCCTTTATACGAAACAGGCTACCCCAGAAACCTTACACCTGATCTGTGAACTTTCTAGTAGTGACAAGTGGGAGGATCTCCCGGTTTCCTTGTTCAATGGTGATAAGCTGATTGCTAAAACATCGGCAGTGTTCAATGAGAACCATAAAAGCACTATTGCTTTTACCCTGCCTTCCAATAAAGTAATCAACGGGAAAATTTCCATCTCGGATCAGGGCCTTGAATATGACAATCACCTTTATTTCGCAATCAATAAGAAGGAAAAGATTAAGGTACTATCCATCAGTGAAGAGAAAAACCAATTTTTGAATCGGATTTTTAGAGAGGACGAATTTTTATATACCGACTTCCTATTAAAATCCTTGAATTACGGGATTTTAGACTCCCAAAACTTAATAATCCTCAACGAACTGAAGGTCATACCTATTGCCTTACAGAATACGCTTAGATCTTTTGTAGACAATGGTGGTGAGGTGGTAATTATCCCTCATTTGGATGCGGACCTCGACAATTATAATTTATTGGTAACTAATTTTTCAAATACTTCACTGGTTGCAGGGATGCTTGGCGAGCGGAAAATTAGCACCATATCTTTTGAACATCCCTTGTATGAGCATGTATTTGAAGAAAAGGTCATCAATTTCCAATATCCGAGTCTTCAAAAATATTATAAGATCAAATCTAATTTACCTCAGTTACTTTCTCTTGATAATGGAGATCCCTTTTTAGTGGCCGCACAAGGCGTTTACCTTTTTACAGCTCCCATTTCACTAGAAAACTCCAACTTCACTCGTTCGCCGTTAATAGTGCCCACCTTTTACAATATGGGGTGGAACAGCCTTAAACTTTCAAGATACTATGAGTTGATTGGCCAAAAAACTATCGTAGACCTCCCTGTGGTCCTGGAGCGAAACAAAATTATAAAGGTATCCAACAACAATATGGAGTTTATCCCTTATCAACAAACTTACGCCAACAAAACCACCCTGACCTTTGAGGAAATACCGACTACTGCCGGGAATTATAATATACGTGAAGGTGATAACACGATGGCCCTTATTAGCTTTAACAACCTAAGGAAAGAAAGCAATTTAAACTATCTAAATTTAAATGATCTACCAGCTAGTTCCGTTAACGACAGCGTAGAACGTGTATTCAACAAAATAGAAAATGACACTAGCATAAACGAGCTTTGGAAATGGTTTGTTATTTTAGCATTGGCATTTATCCTTATAGAAGTTCTTATCCAAAAATATTTAAAATGA
- a CDS encoding glycosyltransferase family 2 protein codes for MNTNKVSILIPFKNTEVFLPECIESIIKQTYPHWEILAIDDHSWDNSAQIMLDYAQIEPRIRVYKNKGEGIIEALRTAYAMATGSFITRMDSDDIMALNRLEIMTQSLQKRGEGHIALGKVNYFSDSGLGKGYKSYESWLNGLTEKGANYSEIYKECVIPSPCWMVHRSDLDLVESFVPNRYPEDYDLAFRFYQHNIKCIPTTAILHFWRDYDHRTSRTHEHYAENNFLDLKLSYFLQLDHDALRPLVVWGAGKKGKKIANNLIDKNVDFLWVCDNLNKIDRDIYGKTMQHYKIVASLKNPQFILTVANKEAQKFIGKYLTELKKSPSKDYFFFC; via the coding sequence ATGAACACAAACAAGGTCAGCATTCTAATTCCCTTTAAAAATACGGAGGTGTTTTTACCAGAATGCATCGAATCCATAATTAAACAAACTTATCCCCATTGGGAAATACTAGCAATAGACGATCATTCATGGGATAATAGCGCCCAAATTATGCTAGATTACGCTCAAATTGAGCCTAGGATCCGGGTTTACAAAAATAAGGGCGAGGGGATTATAGAGGCCTTAAGGACCGCCTACGCCATGGCCACTGGATCTTTTATCACCAGAATGGATTCCGATGATATTATGGCGCTAAACCGATTGGAAATAATGACCCAAAGCCTACAGAAAAGAGGTGAGGGACATATTGCTTTGGGAAAAGTGAACTATTTTTCCGATAGCGGGCTTGGCAAAGGGTATAAAAGTTATGAAAGCTGGTTGAACGGCTTAACGGAAAAGGGGGCTAACTATTCCGAGATTTATAAGGAATGTGTTATTCCATCCCCCTGTTGGATGGTGCATAGAAGTGACCTAGATCTGGTAGAATCATTTGTACCAAATCGCTACCCAGAAGACTACGATCTTGCCTTTCGCTTTTATCAACACAACATAAAATGCATCCCCACAACAGCCATTTTACATTTTTGGCGCGACTACGATCATCGCACCTCAAGAACACATGAACATTATGCCGAAAATAATTTTTTAGACCTTAAACTCTCCTACTTTCTTCAGCTAGACCATGATGCACTTCGGCCACTTGTGGTTTGGGGAGCAGGAAAGAAAGGAAAAAAAATTGCTAACAACCTGATTGATAAAAATGTAGACTTTCTTTGGGTATGTGATAATTTAAATAAAATTGACCGGGATATTTATGGCAAAACAATGCAGCATTACAAGATTGTGGCTTCTCTTAAAAACCCACAATTCATACTAACAGTAGCCAATAAAGAAGCACAGAAATTTATAGGGAAATACCTAACCGAATTAAAAAAAAGCCCCTCCAAAGATTATTTTTTCTTCTGTTAA
- a CDS encoding SGNH/GDSL hydrolase family protein has translation MKATIKMTVCFALTLLSTTMSIAQDWAGLQRFSEENKVLAPPATVENRVVFMGNSITIGWIKTRPEFFEGKSYINRGISGQTTPQMLIRFRQDVIDLQPKVVVILAGTNDIAGNTGPSTLEMIVDNIKSMSQLANANGIKVIISSVLPAFDYPWKPGLNPNEKIPALNKLLKGYAEDNGFLYLDYFSAMADDRNGLPKKYAEDEVHPTAEGYSVMEPMVEEAITKALNMR, from the coding sequence ATGAAAGCTACAATTAAAATGACCGTGTGTTTTGCCTTAACATTACTAAGTACTACAATGAGTATCGCTCAAGATTGGGCAGGTCTACAACGTTTTTCTGAGGAAAACAAAGTATTAGCACCCCCTGCAACAGTCGAAAATAGAGTGGTATTTATGGGGAATTCCATTACTATTGGGTGGATAAAAACTCGTCCGGAATTTTTTGAGGGTAAATCCTATATAAATCGCGGTATAAGCGGCCAGACTACTCCACAGATGCTCATTAGATTTAGGCAGGACGTTATAGACCTACAGCCGAAAGTAGTGGTAATTTTGGCGGGCACCAATGATATTGCTGGCAACACTGGGCCGTCTACCTTAGAAATGATAGTGGACAATATTAAATCCATGTCCCAATTGGCCAACGCAAACGGAATCAAAGTAATAATCTCATCGGTACTGCCGGCCTTTGATTATCCATGGAAACCAGGTTTAAATCCCAATGAAAAAATTCCCGCATTGAACAAACTGCTAAAAGGATATGCCGAGGATAACGGATTTCTGTATCTAGATTATTTTTCAGCAATGGCCGATGACCGCAACGGACTCCCCAAAAAATATGCGGAAGATGAAGTTCATCCTACTGCAGAAGGCTATTCAGTAATGGAACCAATGGTTGAAGAAGCTATAACCAAGGCATTAAACATGAGGTAA
- a CDS encoding NAD(P)/FAD-dependent oxidoreductase, protein MKRTSNEPQEIDTLIIGSGSGGLSAAICLAREGQRVMVLEQHDVPGGWCHSFHLNGYRFSPGVHYIGLLGEKESTRNLYQGLGVANDLVFFRMNPEGYEHCWIGDRKIDIPGNFDALLHSLTQQFPKEKRRLHKYLNLVRNVSRQIQLIPKMSGFWDNITIPFRTKHMGKYALFSLKRVIDWHIKDPLLKKVLNIQWGDHGLAPARASFPLHCAVMDHYFEGGYYPMGGGAALVKSMTKAIKKHGGVIRTSTRVQQILVEGHKKKKAIGVQLSNGERIYAKRIISNADPGVTYLNMVGKQHLSKKLLKKLSRTKYSCSSLMLFLTVKMDVRKLGLDSGNIWMMEDRDMDELYAEMMDLEITKNKAFPGLFISCTTLKDPSSFDGIHHCLEVITYINPKSFDKFITEKNPRSQEYLDFKEKLTQRMINTLEKTLPGIERNIVHKELGTPITNKYYINSSNGCVYGTEKTFNQIGPFSYRAKSEIENLYMCGASIQSHGVAGASYSGVQTAATILNCKQDDLLQKDSLQHIRVYDAEDASKYPDFVLQKIKHRKARALINETE, encoded by the coding sequence ATGAAAAGAACATCAAATGAACCTCAGGAAATAGATACCCTTATAATTGGTTCGGGTTCCGGAGGGTTGTCTGCCGCCATTTGCTTGGCTAGAGAAGGACAGCGGGTTATGGTATTGGAGCAACACGACGTTCCCGGAGGTTGGTGCCATAGCTTTCATTTAAACGGTTACCGATTCTCCCCAGGGGTACATTATATTGGTCTCTTAGGCGAAAAGGAGTCCACCAGGAACCTTTACCAAGGCCTAGGTGTTGCCAATGATCTGGTTTTTTTTAGAATGAATCCTGAGGGTTACGAACACTGCTGGATCGGAGATCGAAAAATTGATATTCCTGGAAATTTTGATGCCTTGCTCCACTCGCTTACACAGCAATTCCCTAAAGAGAAAAGGCGTTTACACAAATATTTGAATTTAGTGAGAAACGTTTCACGACAAATTCAACTAATCCCGAAGATGAGTGGATTTTGGGACAATATCACCATTCCCTTTAGAACCAAACATATGGGAAAATACGCTTTGTTTAGCCTAAAGCGGGTTATAGATTGGCATATTAAGGACCCGCTTTTAAAAAAAGTTCTTAATATTCAATGGGGAGACCACGGACTAGCTCCGGCAAGAGCTAGCTTTCCACTGCACTGCGCCGTTATGGACCATTATTTTGAAGGGGGATATTACCCGATGGGTGGAGGTGCCGCATTAGTAAAATCTATGACTAAGGCGATAAAAAAGCACGGAGGAGTTATACGTACGAGCACTAGGGTACAACAGATTCTAGTGGAAGGCCATAAGAAAAAGAAGGCCATAGGGGTGCAATTGTCCAATGGGGAACGTATTTACGCCAAAAGGATAATCTCCAATGCAGATCCAGGAGTCACGTATTTAAACATGGTAGGAAAACAGCATTTGAGCAAAAAATTATTAAAAAAATTGAGCCGTACCAAATACTCATGTAGTTCCCTGATGCTTTTCCTTACGGTGAAAATGGATGTTAGAAAGCTAGGATTGGATTCCGGAAATATATGGATGATGGAAGATAGGGATATGGATGAACTTTACGCCGAAATGATGGATCTGGAGATAACCAAAAACAAGGCATTCCCAGGATTGTTTATTAGTTGCACCACCTTAAAGGACCCCAGTAGTTTTGATGGAATACATCATTGCTTAGAAGTCATAACCTACATTAACCCTAAATCTTTCGACAAATTTATCACGGAAAAGAATCCCCGTTCACAGGAATACCTAGATTTTAAGGAAAAACTGACTCAAAGAATGATCAATACCTTAGAAAAGACATTGCCGGGAATAGAAAGGAATATTGTTCACAAAGAGCTGGGAACCCCTATAACCAACAAATACTATATAAATAGTAGTAACGGCTGTGTCTATGGAACCGAAAAAACATTCAACCAAATAGGTCCATTTTCATATAGGGCAAAAAGTGAAATTGAAAACCTATACATGTGCGGAGCCAGTATACAATCTCATGGAGTTGCAGGTGCCAGTTACTCTGGAGTGCAGACCGCTGCCACTATCTTGAATTGCAAACAGGACGATCTATTGCAAAAAGATTCCTTACAACATATTAGGGTTTATGATGCGGAGGACGCCTCTAAATATCCTGACTTCGTACTTCAAAAAATAAAACACAGAAAAGCCCGTGCCTTGATAAATGAGACAGAGTGA
- a CDS encoding TIGR02757 family protein, which yields MTKKELKEFLDAKSQQYNHPDFLASDPLQIPHQFNKKEDIEISGFLTATIAWGNRKSIIKNADKMMELLDSSPYDFILNHQQKDLDRFENFVHRTFNGGDLTYFIHSLNNIYSNHGGLESVFSRNSTTDSLQTAISHFKSTFFELPHQARTTKHISDPLKGSAAKRINMFLRWMVRNSNTGVDFGIWKSLSPSQLSCPLDVHTGNVARKLGLITRKQNDGKALLELDTNLRILDPQDPVKYDFALFGLGVFEKF from the coding sequence ATGACAAAAAAAGAATTAAAGGAATTTCTGGATGCCAAATCCCAACAGTACAATCACCCCGATTTTCTAGCATCCGATCCACTTCAAATTCCCCATCAATTTAATAAAAAGGAGGATATAGAAATCAGCGGGTTCTTAACCGCAACTATAGCTTGGGGAAATAGGAAGAGTATTATAAAAAATGCCGATAAAATGATGGAATTGTTGGATTCCTCTCCCTACGATTTCATTTTAAACCACCAACAAAAAGACCTGGATAGGTTTGAGAATTTTGTACACAGGACCTTTAATGGAGGGGACCTAACCTACTTTATCCATAGTTTAAACAATATATATAGTAATCATGGTGGATTGGAATCAGTTTTTTCCAGAAACAGTACCACAGATTCCTTGCAAACAGCTATTTCTCATTTTAAATCTACCTTTTTTGAGCTACCACATCAAGCGAGGACTACCAAACATATTTCGGATCCCCTAAAAGGCTCCGCGGCGAAAAGAATCAACATGTTTTTACGGTGGATGGTAAGAAACAGTAACACTGGAGTGGATTTTGGGATATGGAAAAGCCTTAGCCCCTCTCAACTATCTTGTCCGTTGGATGTACATACGGGGAATGTGGCAAGAAAATTAGGGCTCATCACAAGAAAACAAAACGACGGAAAGGCTTTGTTGGAATTGGATACCAACCTACGAATACTAGATCCCCAAGACCCTGTAAAATACGACTTCGCCTTATTCGGTCTAGGAGTTTTTGAGAAATTTTAG
- a CDS encoding CPBP family intramembrane glutamic endopeptidase, translating into MLQKVWDFTKSPDGMLWRHISTETKLKTILHLLSWGLFLGLSIGLFIGWITDLLEIDLGTHATEKYLKNYSILWFIFLAVILAPVLEELVFRGPLSWFRNKSYFKYIFYASIILFAGVHLSNFRLPKETYALAPILVAPQMVLGAFLGYARIRLGLFWAIILHASYNAVLILPIAMINLFNFSPT; encoded by the coding sequence ATGCTTCAAAAAGTTTGGGATTTTACTAAATCACCAGATGGTATGCTTTGGCGCCATATCTCCACTGAAACAAAACTTAAAACAATCCTTCACCTCTTGAGCTGGGGTTTATTTCTAGGCTTATCTATCGGTTTGTTTATTGGATGGATAACGGATTTATTGGAAATTGATCTAGGGACCCATGCCACTGAAAAGTACCTAAAAAATTATTCCATCCTTTGGTTTATATTTCTGGCAGTTATTCTGGCACCTGTTTTGGAAGAGCTTGTTTTCCGGGGACCCTTAAGTTGGTTTAGGAACAAAAGTTATTTCAAGTATATATTTTACGCCTCCATAATTTTGTTCGCTGGCGTACACCTGTCTAATTTTAGATTACCCAAAGAAACGTATGCCTTGGCCCCTATCCTAGTGGCCCCTCAAATGGTCTTAGGCGCATTTCTAGGATACGCCCGCATTAGATTGGGACTTTTCTGGGCAATAATTCTTCATGCCTCGTACAACGCAGTTCTAATTTTGCCAATAGCCATGATAAATTTATTTAACTTCTCGCCAACATGA
- a CDS encoding ABC transporter ATP-binding protein, which yields MIKATNINKFYGNLQVLKGVDLHIEKGEVISIVGPSGAGKTTLLQILGTLDVQSDKSESELLINGEAVNKLSERALAKFRNNHIGFIFQFHQLLPEFTALENVCIPAFIKGTKKSDAEEKATELLAFLGLSHRLQHKPNELSGGEQQRVAVARALVNDPAVIFADEPSGNLDSESADNLHKLFFDLRDKFGQTFVIVTHNEELANMADRKLTMVDGSITK from the coding sequence ATGATTAAAGCTACTAACATAAATAAATTCTACGGAAATCTACAAGTACTTAAAGGGGTGGACCTCCATATAGAAAAGGGGGAAGTTATTTCCATAGTAGGTCCCTCTGGAGCAGGAAAAACAACCTTATTGCAGATTTTGGGCACTTTGGACGTGCAAAGTGACAAAAGCGAGAGTGAACTTCTAATTAATGGAGAAGCAGTAAACAAGCTATCGGAAAGGGCATTAGCCAAATTTCGTAACAATCATATAGGTTTTATATTTCAATTTCACCAACTCTTACCAGAATTTACGGCATTGGAGAATGTGTGTATACCCGCCTTTATCAAAGGAACCAAAAAAAGTGACGCTGAAGAAAAAGCAACGGAATTACTTGCGTTCTTAGGGCTATCCCATAGGTTACAACACAAACCAAATGAGCTTTCTGGAGGGGAACAGCAACGGGTAGCAGTAGCTAGGGCACTGGTTAATGACCCCGCTGTAATTTTTGCCGATGAGCCAAGTGGAAATCTTGATTCTGAAAGTGCCGATAATCTCCATAAATTATTTTTCGACCTAAGGGACAAGTTTGGACAGACCTTTGTAATAGTAACCCATAATGAAGAACTTGCCAATATGGCGGACAGAAAACTAACCATGGTAGATGGTTCCATAACCAAATAG